CCAGGGCAATAAAATATAAAAAAATAAACTCAAAAAAACTGATAGCAGCAAACCCAGCCAAGTGGTTGACTCCCCTAAAACTCTATAGCCGCCTAGCTTCTTGCGAAAATCAAGAGGATGGTCATATTTTAAAACAAACGGAAAAAATTTTTTAAGCACATATAAATAATTGAGGGAGATATTACACCCCCAAGTTATCACCATATAAAAAACAAAATTCTCTGTGGTGAGACTCATCATAAACCTCTTAAATCTAATAAAATAAAAGAATTAAAGCCTTCTTGATGAAATGCCCTGTTGCTAACCGTCCACGGCTCGGGCAGACAATTATTATGCTTCATCTCAAAACGAGTTTCCCACAAACCATCGGTTCGCTGTTTAGGGGTTCCGTGCCAGACATAGGAGTAAGGGTGTATAGAGAGTAGGTTCTCGGGAACATAATCCTTAAACAAAATCTTACCGGTAATCAAAATATAGCGATGATACGAACAAAATTTATCAGGAATGGTTATCGGACCATAACTAATATTAACCCCTTGAGTATTAAGACCACCCAAAACCCCATCCTTAGAAACAGCTAACTCTTTAACAGTATTATTCTGGTAATCATACATCAAAAAACTTTCCCCCTGAGAAACTGAAACTTGATAATATTTAATAATATTTCTCTGAGTATAAGAACTGTGCCACCAAGAGCCAAAAAACGATGCTGTCACTGCCAAAACAACCAAAAATGACAATTTTTTCTGGCTAAAATAAAGAAGGAAATTGAGTAGAGACCAAAATGAAACAGTCAATAAAATATTATACAAACCGCCAGGATCTAAAACTCTACGATAATGATAAAAAAGCACCGAAACGATAAAAGACAAGAAAGCATTAACCAAAAAGAAATAATTGGAGATTTTTTTATTTTTTAGGGTGCGACCAAAAAAGGGGATTGCAAGAAAAGACAAGGCCGCCCCTCTTACTAACAGCCCCCCATCAAAAGCCGTCTCAATCAGGGCAAAAGCGAGAATAGAATAAGAAAAAATTAAAAAACATTTTTGACGTTTATTAGTTTTCTCTAAATGTTTTTGAAAAGAGGTAGAAAAATAAAAAACACTTAGACCTACCAATATAATTAAAACAAGAGCGCCAAAAACCCAAAAAATGGTTGGCGCCCAACCTAAATAAGCTTGTCCAGCATCAAAATTACTAGTTTCTGGTTTGTTAAACAGAGTAAAAAGCCAGCCCACAACCCCCTTAACAATGTGGTTATGGTAAAAAACCGTACTAGAAATCTCTTTAGCGAAACCAAAAGTAGAATGCTTCCAAAAAGGTATTTGATAGCGATAAGAAAAATAAAACTGTAAGAAAATTCCGTAAAAATAGGCCGCCGCTAAAGATAACCACGCCCACAGCCAAGAATAATCTCTCTTTTTCTTATTTAGCCCTAAACGATAAAAAACAATTAAAAGTAGGAGGTAGCTCAGCCAAACCAGAGTCTTAATCATGCCCCTGCCACCGACAAAAATATCAGTGAATGAATGAAAAAAAGATAAAAATAAAAAGGGAGGCATTTACTTAAATTAGGTATACGGGAAACAATAGGTCACAGGAGTGCCATCAATAACCCACTCCGTACACCTATAGCCACCGCCGCCACCGCCGCCTTCAATAGGCGTACCGCCACCATAACCAGGGGCCACGGGTGTATACTCTGAATCATAACAGTCACGGAAAAGGCCATCTATTCTGTCTTGATCAGGAATTCGTTCTGACATAACTAATTCATCCCATTCTAAATAGGTGCAGCAGCCATCACCAAGACTTTCGCTGCCACCACACTGACCACAGGTTCCTACCCCAGCTGACTCAAGGCAACAATCTGGGCATACTAAGTTTTCGCCTGGATCCCAGTTAGTGGGGCGCCAACCAATTAATAAACTGTCATTGGCATACTGCATTCTCTCAATGGTAGAGCAAACCCCGTTGTTAACACACTGCGCCCCACATGTCCCGCAATCAGTAGGCGCATTTAAGCAGTTTTCGGTAGCTAAATTACAGACCCCGTCTCCAGCACAACCAACAGGGGTCAAGGCGCTGCGGAGCGCTCCAGCCGTAGCGGAATTATAAAAACTACCCCATTCCGCCTTAGAATTAGTAGGCACAAAATAATCTTGATAACTAACATTGTCAACACAGCAACCGATAGAGCTTAAGGCGCCACCATCATAATAAAAAATTGGCTCGCTTAAAGTTCTTGCCGATACTCTATAGCCACCCCCGGGCGTATTAAGCGATGCTGCAAACAGAAATGAAGCCGGGATTAGAGCAGTGATCGCAAAAAACAAAATAATACTCAAAAAGAAATATCTATTAACAATTAAATTTTCGCAACAAAGTTTAAAAAAATTATTTTTTTTACTCATATAATTAAACCTAATATTCAGTAACGATATCGTTTTCATCCTTCATGATTCTATACTGCAGAACCCTTCCCTCACTATCTGTTAACAAGATTTGAAAACGCTCATCCCTGTTTAAATGAAGATTATCCTTATCTTCAACTGAAAGCTCTTGAAACGAAATTGGCTCCGGATCCTTCACTCCTAAAAATTTAATATCCATCTGAGTGTCATCTCCCTCTCTGGGAACTATTTCAAAAACAGCCCGGTGATATAAACCTAGCCCAGCCTTAACATCTTCGCCTAACAAATCTTTACCTTCGAGATTATCAAGAGAGCTGCCAGGTTCAGGAACAATATTTTGCACTTCTCCGCCACTCTTTTTAACCTGATAAAAGTAGCAAAAGGCAGTAATAATAAAAATTAGTAGAAAAATAATGAAAACCACCAACCAAAATTTTCTATTTGTTTTCATAAAAAATAGAATAATAAATATTATTTTTTAATTATAGCATTATTTAAAAAAAGAGGAAATTACTTCCTCTTTTATTGTCTAATTAACCTGACACCGGCACCAGCTGAAGAGTCATATAGACCGTTAGTAGAAAAAAATTGCTTCTCAGCGCTAATTATAACCATAATCAGATAACCACCAAAGATTTGATTTGTTATAAAAGCGGCCGTTTCGTCTCCCCCAGAGTATTCATATAACTCAGTTTTGGAGTTCTTAGCAATCCCGCCATTAGGCAGAGCACTAAAACCAGTAGAATTGGTAATGGGCCTCAATGTTTCTGGCCAGCCCAGCTGATTCATTAGGGCTGGACCGGCAGGATAATACCCTCCCAAGAAAGTTTTTAACTCTTCAAAATCATCCCCACTAGGGATGCGCCAACCTTCGGGAGTAATTCCTCTAGGGTCTGCCACTGCTAAATAGTTGTAAAGATAGCCATATTTTTCAGCCATCTCTGAGCTATTATTGTAAGCTGTGTAAGCACCGGTCTTGAGCAGCCCCCAGTTAGCCGCTACCGACTCGTGAAAAATTGGATCACCATTATTATAGTGGCGAGTTCTTAAATTCTCCACTGTCCATACTTGTTCACCAATTTTCACCGTATGATACATATTACCTTCGTTATCGGCAATATCATAGGTATGAACTGCTACCGCCTGACCATAAGCAGCGCCAACATCATTAATGGCATAAGCCTTAACATAATATTTAGTATTTCTGTCAAGACCAGCAAGATTAAGAGAAAAGTCATTAGTAGTTGCAGTTACACTTCTTTTATTGGAATTAACATTAACTTTGTTAGAGTCAACGCCCCAACAAAAACCTCTCTCAATAATCTTTGTTCCGCCATCAGACAGAACCTGACCACTAATCTCAGCCTCGCTAAAACTAACACTACTCACCCCAGAAGTACGAACTTGAGGATTATTAAATAATGGGGGCGGCGGCGGTATCGGTAGCGGATCCTTCTCACAAGCAAATAAGCTTGCACAAATAACCAGGAAAGCAAACACCTTCCTGCCACTGAAAAATCGTTTTGCTTTCATGATTGCTGTTTTTTAATTGTGAATGTACTTAAATAATTGAATATTTACTATTAATAAATATATTATCCAATATTTTTCATTTTTTGTCAATACTCTAAGGTGCTTATTAGGCCAAAAACAAAGAAAATGACCAGAGGAACAACCGGCTGACTAAAGAGCCAATGATCAAAAAAGCTCAGTCCAAACAAAACCACCCAAAAGGGCCAGAGTTTATTTTTAAGCGCCCCTTGAAGGATGCCGAGCCAAAAGATAATAAAACCAAAAAGGCCAAAAATACCTAACTCGGCCCAAACAAGGAGCCAGTAGTTATGTACCGGCTGATAATTCCAAGGCTCAAGCGAAGGATTGACTAACATTAAAGTGGGAATATAGCCGCCCAAACCAACGCCCCTTACCGGCCGCTGCTTAATAATTTGCTGAGCCTGCTCCTTAAAAAGGCGACGCTCGGTTAATGATTTTACCTCCAAACGTGACTCAGGGTTAGTACGTACTAAAAGAAGCGGCGAACAGAGAGCGATAAAAAGTGTTAATAAAATAGCGCCGCCAATTAAAAAACTTTTACCACGTTGCCAAATAATTTTTCGTTGGCTTAGCGTTAAGGCTAAAAACCCAAGAGCAAAAGCTAAAAAAGCGCTGCGTGAAAAAGAGACTAATAGGCCGACGCTAAAGAGGAGCCCGGACGCAAAAATAAAAAATTTTATTTTTTTATTAGTTTCTTTTAGCCCCCAGTAAAAGGCCAACAAAGAAGCAAGCGCCATTAATCCTCCAAAAATATTGGGATGATCAAAAGAGCCATAAGCCCGTAAAAAGCGGCCGGCACCGGTTTCAATCACCGATACCCCCAGGTCGGCAGGATAGTGGGCGGCTAAGCCAAAAAGCTTACTAGCCGGAGCAAACTGAAAAATAAATTGACCAATACCTAAAAAGGTGGGCGCGATTAAGCCTAATAAAAAAACTCTCCCGGCCCGACGCCGGAAAAAAGGTGGTGACTGCTTGATTCCAATAAACACCAGCAAACCGGCGATTAAATAGTCTGCTCGCACGGCCGCTAAGGGCTGATTGGGCGCCCAAATAAGAGACAGTGCGGCCACAATAAAAATAATTAAGCTACCCCACCACCAGAGTGGACGAATCTGAGTTTTCTGTTCTCGGCTCCTAAAGTTTTTAATCAACCCAATTATCGTTTCCGTTAGCGGAATTAATAAAAATAAGCTACTTAAATAAAAAGCAATTTCTAAATAATTAGTCGCGGCGGGCGCAATGATGAATTTAGTATTCCAGGGCCAAACCAAGAGCCAAAGAAGAATTAAGTTATAACTCAATTTACTTTTAATCATAGTAGTCCGAGAGCGGCGAGTTGGTACTGATAGAGCTCTTGAAACTCGGAACGCCGGTCATCTAAATAAAAACGCAAGAGGTGATCACTTAAAATTACTCCCGTCCCCTTACCGACCTGACTCGACAAGGCTAGCGGCAAAATTTTGTATTGAATTTTTTTTACCAAGGGCTCGGCGAGATTAGCCACTTGAAAGAATAAGCGGTCCAAGAGATTGTGACTAAAATAGTCAGCCGAGAAAGACTCTTTTAGTAAATAACTATTAGGGAACAACCCCTTTAGCCAAGGATTTTTAAAACGTAAATAATCCAAATAACGATCTTTATCATAAACCGGATAAAGACCCATTAGCCAATGTTCAAAATAAGCATCGCCACCATCTAAACGCAGAGAGTCCATGGCCAGACCAGTGGTGGCGGCATAAAAACTTAAACAAATTTTATCTTGCTTATTTCCTCGTCGTGGTCGCCAACCTAAAACCTTCATAAAGCCGGCGCAAAAAAACCGGGTGAGCCAAAGCCGCCCCGGCGACGAAATAATAAATAAATCGATATCACTACCAGATCGTAAATTATGATGACCAATTAAATTAGAAACTGCTACCAGTTTAACGCTGGGAATGAGACGAAAGAGTCGTGTTGCTTTTTCCGCGCGCTTAATTTTTTGATTAGTAAAATTATAACGTCGCCGTCTCTCAAAAACTATTTCTTGACGACCGGGCAAAAAGTACCAGCCCTCACGGCGCTCCACTTGTCCACTCTCTAAAAGATGATCGGCCGCCTCAGCAACTTCCTTTAAGGCAGTTTTTAGCTCCAAGTTCTGCCACCACTCCCAGAGAGACAGAGGATATGAAAACAGATCAAAAAAAACTAAACTTTTTAGTAAAGATTTTTCCAATTCATCTTTAGTTAAAGAAGCATTAGTCTTCATGCGCCTTAGTTCTTTCTAAAGTGATCATATCAATAACACTTTCACCGTCGGTAACGCGCAAGATATCTTTATCAATTTTTCTAAATTCTCCCGCCGCGTGATTATAGTGATTTACACTCGTATCCAAACTGTTCCCTAATTTTTGTAAAAAATCATTGTAAGTATTTAAGTGACGACCTAATTTTTCTACATTCTTTTTAATATCTTGGGCCCGTTCCTCAATCTGCATCGCTCTTAAACCTTGTAGAACTGTTTGCAAGTAAGCAAGAAAAGTCGTCGGCGAAACGATAATCACCTTCTTTTCCCGAAAAGCGTAATCAATCATATCGCGACTACCAACGAAATCAGTGAGCAAGTCATAATAAATGGACTCCGACGGGATAAACATAAAAGCGAACTCCAAGGTGCCTAAATTGGGGCGCACATATTTAGAAGTTTCATCAATCCGATTCTTTAAATCTTGTTTGAGCGCCGCTTCCATTTTTTTGCGAGCGTCCGAATCTTTAGCGGCTAAAAGGCGTTCATAATTTTCTAAAGAAAACTTCGCATCAACGGGCACAATTTTCTCCTTAACAAAAATAGCAGCATCAACAATCAATTCTTGATTATTTTTCTCATCTTTACCTAGCGAATACTGCAGCTTAAAAACTCCCGGCGGCAAAACGTTGCTTAAAGTTTCCTCTAAATAATACTCACCCAAAACGCCGCGTTGTTTAGGATTTTTTAAAATGTCTTGAAGGTTTTGGAGTTGCGCCGAAAAACCGACCACTTGACGATTGGTTTCATCCAGTTTAGTTAATTTTTCCGTCACCTCGGCAATAATTTTTGAAGACTGCGCATTAATATCGCGCATGACTTTATTAGTCTGCTCGTATTGCCCTTGATTAATCTGATGAGTCTGCGACAACTTACGATCCAGCTCGGTCCGGAGCTCCGAATTTTGGCGCTGCACCTGAGTTAATTGTTCCATTAGGGTCGCTAAGCGCTCTAAAAGCAACGGCTTAGTTTGGTCATCTTCGGCCTCCGGCTTCTTTTTAAGTAAAAAAATAATGGCGGCCACGCCGGCCAGCAAAATAAAGATTAATATTGTTAGTATCGTGTCATTCATATATTGATAGTTTAGCGATTTTTAGCAGGGGGAGCAAATCAACAAAAAGGCCGAGCAAAGCTCGGCCGGAAGTACTAAGCCCAAGTGACACTAGCCACTCGGTCATCAGGATTTTTAAAGCGCATAATTCTCACGCCTTGGGTGGAGCGACCCAAAACACTAACGGATTTAAAAGGTAGACGAATCACTTGCCCCTTTTCTGAGATGATTAGTAAGTCACGATCCATCATCGCTTCAGAGTTTAAAAGGAAAGCGTTCGTTACCTCGCCGGTCTTATCGCTAACCTTCACAGTCTTAATTCCGGAACCGCCGCGCCCTTGTAACTTATAGAGGGAGAAATTAGTGCGTTTTCCATACCCTTTAGCCATAATGGTTAAGACTTGATATTGCTTTAACTTCTCTTTCTCGGTTCGAGCCACGCCCATACCGATAACGCAATCATCCTTTTTAAGACGAATACCGGTAACCCCGGCGGCGTTACGGCCCATGTCGCGAACATCGGCCTCCTTAAAGCGAATTGATTGCCCCTGAGCGGTAACTAATTGAATTTCATCTTTACCAGTAGTTGGCTTAACCCAGATTAGCTCATCTTCATCTTTAATTTTAATAGCAATCAAACCGTTGCGACGAAGATTGGCAAAAGCATCCAACTTAACTTTTTTGACTAAACCTTTTTTGGTGGCAAAAAATAAGAATTGACTGGTTGATAATTTATCTAACGGCAAAACTGTCTCAACGCGCTCGCCCGTAGTTAGTTGTAAAAAGTTAACCACTGGCGTCCCTTTGGCAACGCGAGAGGCGGTCGGAATCTCATAAGCTTTTAATTGGAAGACGCGCCCCTTGTTAGTAAAGAATAAAATATCATTATGGGTCATGGTCGTGAACATTAACCAAACCGAATCTTCCTCTTTAGTGGTTAATCCCACGATACCCTTACCGCCACGAGCCTGAACTTTAAAAGTACTCGGCTCTACCCGCTTGATATAACCATCACGAGTAAGCATTACAACGGTCTCTTCATTAGGGACCAAGTCTTCCGCATTTAATTCTTTAATACCATGAGAGATAACTTCGGTGCGCCGCTCATTGCCATGCTTTTCTTCTAAAGCTATTAACTCATCTTTAATAATTTGATTAACCTTAAGAGCGGAAGCTAAAATCGCTGTTAAATCTTTAATCAGGATTTGTTTATCTTTTAACTCATCTTCAATTTTCTTCTGCTCCAAATTAGCTAAATTTTGCAGGCGCATTTCCAAAATAGCCACCGCCTGCCGCTCCGATAATTTAAACTTTTTGATTAAATTAACTTTCGCCACCTCTTTATCTTTTGAGGCTTTGATAGTTTTAATAACCTCGTCAATATTTTTTAGAGCAATCATTAAGCCTTCTAAAATATGGGCGCGCTCTAAAGCCTTATCTAAATCATATTGAGTGCGACGCTTAATTACCTCTTGGCGATGTTTAATGTATTCTTCCAAAATCATTTTCAACGTTAAAATTCGGGGTTGAATACCGTCATCAATCAAAGCCAACATATTAACGTGAAAAACGGTTTGTAAAGACGTGTGCTTAAATAAAGCATTTAAAACTTTCTTTGGATAAGCATCTTTTTTCAAATCCACTACTACCCGGACGCCATCACGATCGGATTCATCGCGCAACCCTTTGATGCCTTGTAGTTTTTTATCCTTAACAAGATTGGCAATTTTTTCTACCAAATCAGCCTTATTTACTTGATAGGGCACCTCAGAGATAATAATGCGAAAACCATTTTTACCTTCAACAATTTCCGCCCGACCACGCATAGTAATTCCGCCTTTGCCGGTCGAATAAGCCGCTAAAATATCTTTTTTACTATAAATTAAGCCACCCGTCGGAAAGTCTGGGCCTTTAACATCGGCCATTAAATCTTCAACAGTTAGATCTGGGTTATCCAAAAGACGAATAATTGCTCGGCATAGTTCTCCTAAATTATGAGGAGGAATATTGGTAG
This window of the Candidatus Parcubacteria bacterium genome carries:
- a CDS encoding O-antigen ligase family protein (Derived by automated computational analysis using gene prediction method: Protein Homology.), which codes for MIKSKLSYNLILLWLLVWPWNTKFIIAPAATNYLEIAFYLSSLFLLIPLTETIIGLIKNFRSREQKTQIRPLWWWGSLIIFIVAALSLIWAPNQPLAAVRADYLIAGLLVFIGIKQSPPFFRRRAGRVFLLGLIAPTFLGIGQFIFQFAPASKLFGLAAHYPADLGVSVIETGAGRFLRAYGSFDHPNIFGGLMALASLLAFYWGLKETNKKIKFFIFASGLLFSVGLLVSFSRSAFLAFALGFLALTLSQRKIIWQRGKSFLIGGAILLTLFIALCSPLLLVRTNPESRLEVKSLTERRLFKEQAQQIIKQRPVRGVGLGGYIPTLMLVNPSLEPWNYQPVHNYWLLVWAELGIFGLFGFIIFWLGILQGALKNKLWPFWVVLFGLSFFDHWLFSQPVVPLVIFFVFGLISTLEY
- a CDS encoding hypothetical protein (Derived by automated computational analysis using gene prediction method: GeneMarkS-2+.), yielding MPPFLFLSFFHSFTDIFVGGRGMIKTLVWLSYLLLLIVFYRLGLNKKKRDYSWLWAWLSLAAAYFYGIFLQFYFSYRYQIPFWKHSTFGFAKEISSTVFYHNHIVKGVVGWLFTLFNKPETSNFDAGQAYLGWAPTIFWVFGALVLIILVGLSVFYFSTSFQKHLEKTNKRQKCFLIFSYSILAFALIETAFDGGLLVRGAALSFLAIPFFGRTLKNKKISNYFFLVNAFLSFIVSVLFYHYRRVLDPGGLYNILLTVSFWSLLNFLLYFSQKKLSFLVVLAVTASFFGSWWHSSYTQRNIIKYYQVSVSQGESFLMYDYQNNTVKELAVSKDGVLGGLNTQGVNISYGPITIPDKFCSYHRYILITGKILFKDYVPENLLSIHPYSYVWHGTPKQRTDGLWETRFEMKHNNCLPEPWTVSNRAFHQEGFNSFILLDLRGL
- a CDS encoding hypothetical protein (Derived by automated computational analysis using gene prediction method: GeneMarkS-2+.), which translates into the protein MKTNASLTKDELEKSLLKSLVFFDLFSYPLSLWEWWQNLELKTALKEVAEAADHLLESGQVERREGWYFLPGRQEIVFERRRRYNFTNQKIKRAEKATRLFRLIPSVKLVAVSNLIGHHNLRSGSDIDLFIISSPGRLWLTRFFCAGFMKVLGWRPRRGNKQDKICLSFYAATTGLAMDSLRLDGGDAYFEHWLMGLYPVYDKDRYLDYLRFKNPWLKGLFPNSYLLKESFSADYFSHNLLDRLFFQVANLAEPLVKKIQYKILPLALSSQVGKGTGVILSDHLLRFYLDDRRSEFQELYQYQLAALGLL
- a CDS encoding fibrobacter succinogenes major paralogous domain-containing protein (Derived by automated computational analysis using gene prediction method: Protein Homology.) is translated as MKAKRFFSGRKVFAFLVICASLFACEKDPLPIPPPPPLFNNPQVRTSGVSSVSFSEAEISGQVLSDGGTKIIERGFCWGVDSNKVNVNSNKRSVTATTNDFSLNLAGLDRNTKYYVKAYAINDVGAAYGQAVAVHTYDIADNEGNMYHTVKIGEQVWTVENLRTRHYNNGDPIFHESVAANWGLLKTGAYTAYNNSSEMAEKYGYLYNYLAVADPRGITPEGWRIPSGDDFEELKTFLGGYYPAGPALMNQLGWPETLRPITNSTGFSALPNGGIAKNSKTELYEYSGGDETAAFITNQIFGGYLIMVIISAEKQFFSTNGLYDSSAGAGVRLIRQ
- a CDS encoding DNA recombination protein RmuC (Derived by automated computational analysis using gene prediction method: Protein Homology.); its protein translation is MNDTILTILIFILLAGVAAIIFLLKKKPEAEDDQTKPLLLERLATLMEQLTQVQRQNSELRTELDRKLSQTHQINQGQYEQTNKVMRDINAQSSKIIAEVTEKLTKLDETNRQVVGFSAQLQNLQDILKNPKQRGVLGEYYLEETLSNVLPPGVFKLQYSLGKDEKNNQELIVDAAIFVKEKIVPVDAKFSLENYERLLAAKDSDARKKMEAALKQDLKNRIDETSKYVRPNLGTLEFAFMFIPSESIYYDLLTDFVGSRDMIDYAFREKKVIIVSPTTFLAYLQTVLQGLRAMQIEERAQDIKKNVEKLGRHLNTYNDFLQKLGNSLDTSVNHYNHAAGEFRKIDKDILRVTDGESVIDMITLERTKAHED
- a CDS encoding hypothetical protein (Derived by automated computational analysis using gene prediction method: GeneMarkS-2+.) encodes the protein MKTNRKFWLVVFIIFLLIFIITAFCYFYQVKKSGGEVQNIVPEPGSSLDNLEGKDLLGEDVKAGLGLYHRAVFEIVPREGDDTQMDIKFLGVKDPEPISFQELSVEDKDNLHLNRDERFQILLTDSEGRVLQYRIMKDENDIVTEY
- a CDS encoding hypothetical protein (Derived by automated computational analysis using gene prediction method: GeneMarkS-2+.), with protein sequence MSKKNNFFKLCCENLIVNRYFFLSIILFFAITALIPASFLFAASLNTPGGGYRVSARTLSEPIFYYDGGALSSIGCCVDNVSYQDYFVPTNSKAEWGSFYNSATAGALRSALTPVGCAGDGVCNLATENCLNAPTDCGTCGAQCVNNGVCSTIERMQYANDSLLIGWRPTNWDPGENLVCPDCCLESAGVGTCGQCGGSESLGDGCCTYLEWDELVMSERIPDQDRIDGLFRDCYDSEYTPVAPGYGGGTPIEGGGGGGGYRCTEWVIDGTPVTYCFPYT
- the gyrA gene encoding DNA gyrase subunit A (Derived by automated computational analysis using gene prediction method: Protein Homology. GO_function: GO:0003677 - DNA binding [Evidence IEA]; GO_function: GO:0003916 - DNA topoisomerase activity [Evidence IEA]; GO_function: GO:0003918 - DNA topoisomerase type II (double strand cut, ATP-hydrolyzing) activity [Evidence IEA]; GO_function: GO:0005524 - ATP binding [Evidence IEA]; GO_process: GO:0006259 - DNA metabolic process [Evidence IEA]; GO_process: GO:0006265 - DNA topological change [Evidence IEA]); this translates as MPDKKEKEEKEEKEENLSEDNNNIRKQTAFGIVEEQPIVEEMSRSYLEYAMSVIVSRALPDVRDGLKPVHRRILYAMWSIGLRANGKFRKSATVVGEVLGKYHPHGDSAVYDSMVRLAQDFSMRYPLVRGQGNFGSMDGDSAAAMRYTEAKLSSIAEEMLLDLDKNTVDFMPNFDGSQNEPRVLPAKLPNLLLNGTMGIAVGMSTNIPPHNLGELCRAIIRLLDNPDLTVEDLMADVKGPDFPTGGLIYSKKDILAAYSTGKGGITMRGRAEIVEGKNGFRIIISEVPYQVNKADLVEKIANLVKDKKLQGIKGLRDESDRDGVRVVVDLKKDAYPKKVLNALFKHTSLQTVFHVNMLALIDDGIQPRILTLKMILEEYIKHRQEVIKRRTQYDLDKALERAHILEGLMIALKNIDEVIKTIKASKDKEVAKVNLIKKFKLSERQAVAILEMRLQNLANLEQKKIEDELKDKQILIKDLTAILASALKVNQIIKDELIALEEKHGNERRTEVISHGIKELNAEDLVPNEETVVMLTRDGYIKRVEPSTFKVQARGGKGIVGLTTKEEDSVWLMFTTMTHNDILFFTNKGRVFQLKAYEIPTASRVAKGTPVVNFLQLTTGERVETVLPLDKLSTSQFLFFATKKGLVKKVKLDAFANLRRNGLIAIKIKDEDELIWVKPTTGKDEIQLVTAQGQSIRFKEADVRDMGRNAAGVTGIRLKKDDCVIGMGVARTEKEKLKQYQVLTIMAKGYGKRTNFSLYKLQGRGGSGIKTVKVSDKTGEVTNAFLLNSEAMMDRDLLIISEKGQVIRLPFKSVSVLGRSTQGVRIMRFKNPDDRVASVTWA